One genomic region from uncultured Cohaesibacter sp. encodes:
- the pabB gene encoding aminodeoxychorismate synthase component I → MVGTFDEKPPVPLVREVSFTDPASLLPALSSQPYLSYLDSAARSPALGRYSFLCFSPFAIFRVSEGTAYWNDSPLADPPLIALNRKLQEFALQPAGDGLPPFQGGALGYFSYEAGRLLEILPRTSREDEALDAILLPFYDLVLAIDHFAPEEGQDKSPTENTNQRTTERAYVFSSGWPHQGHAREHHAAERLDWFCAQLSAASKAQPALQASQTSPPPIYGWRSDVSRSDFERSISKTRHYIRQGDIFQANITQQFSAPMPKAPNATTLAYYGAMRAHNAAPFAAYLAYPDHVIASSSPERFITLDASGNVETRPIKGTAPRDLANPKRDKANAEILLNSEKDRAENIMITDLMRNDLSRVCEPGSIKVPHLCALESYARVHHLVSTVQGKLKATNGAVALLGASFPGGSITGAPKIRSMEIITELEDLPRGVYCGCIGYIGFNGIMDTNIAIRTVTFKDGMAHFNVGGGITILSDPAEEYEECLHKASALFTAFGTSIEDERATLEHSPATKGGKQP, encoded by the coding sequence ATGGTCGGCACTTTCGATGAGAAGCCCCCGGTTCCGCTCGTTCGAGAGGTCTCCTTTACCGATCCGGCCAGCTTGCTCCCCGCATTGAGCAGCCAGCCTTATCTGTCATATCTGGACAGTGCGGCCCGGTCCCCCGCCCTTGGCCGCTACTCCTTTCTCTGTTTCTCGCCTTTTGCCATTTTCAGGGTGTCCGAGGGCACAGCCTATTGGAATGACAGCCCGCTTGCTGATCCTCCGCTTATCGCGCTGAACAGGAAACTGCAAGAATTTGCCCTGCAGCCAGCAGGCGATGGCTTACCCCCTTTTCAGGGCGGAGCATTGGGCTATTTCTCCTATGAAGCAGGCAGGCTGCTGGAAATCCTGCCGCGCACGTCGCGAGAAGACGAAGCGCTCGACGCAATTCTCTTGCCCTTTTATGATCTTGTGCTGGCAATCGACCATTTTGCCCCTGAGGAAGGGCAAGACAAGTCCCCAACCGAAAACACCAATCAACGCACCACAGAACGCGCCTATGTCTTCTCTTCCGGCTGGCCGCACCAAGGACATGCGCGCGAACACCATGCCGCTGAGCGTCTTGATTGGTTCTGCGCTCAACTCAGCGCAGCAAGCAAGGCCCAGCCTGCCCTGCAGGCAAGCCAGACCTCGCCGCCCCCCATTTATGGCTGGAGATCTGATGTTTCCCGCTCCGACTTTGAGAGATCCATCTCCAAGACGCGCCACTATATCCGGCAGGGCGACATCTTTCAGGCCAACATCACCCAGCAGTTTTCTGCGCCCATGCCAAAGGCTCCCAACGCGACGACGCTGGCCTATTACGGCGCAATGCGCGCGCATAATGCGGCCCCCTTTGCGGCCTATCTGGCCTATCCCGACCATGTGATTGCCTCCAGCTCGCCCGAGCGCTTCATCACGCTCGATGCATCGGGCAATGTGGAGACCCGCCCGATCAAGGGCACCGCGCCGCGTGATCTTGCCAACCCGAAGCGAGACAAGGCCAATGCGGAAATCTTGCTCAACAGCGAGAAGGATCGCGCCGAGAATATCATGATCACTGATCTTATGCGCAACGATCTCTCCCGCGTCTGCGAGCCGGGCAGCATCAAGGTGCCCCATCTCTGCGCGCTGGAAAGCTACGCCCGCGTGCATCATCTGGTATCCACTGTGCAAGGCAAACTAAAAGCGACCAACGGCGCTGTCGCCTTGCTCGGTGCTTCCTTTCCGGGCGGCTCCATCACCGGTGCCCCCAAGATCCGCTCCATGGAAATCATCACCGAGCTGGAAGACCTGCCCCGCGGCGTCTATTGCGGCTGTATCGGATATATCGGCTTCAATGGCATCATGGACACGAACATCGCCATTCGCACAGTTACATTCAAAGATGGCATGGCGCATTTCAATGTCGGCGGCGGCATAACCATTCTGTCCGATCCGGCTGAGGAATATGAAGAATGCCTGCACAAGGCCTCGGCGCTCTTTACGGCTTTCGGCACGTCGATTGAAGACGAACGCGCAACACTGGAGCATTCTCCCGCAACAAAAGGCGGGAAGCAGCCGTGA
- the cysS gene encoding cysteine--tRNA ligase produces the protein MTEPAEQTQLMLYNTLTKQKEAFSPLDPDNVRMYVCGPTVYDTAHIGNARPVVVFDMLFRLLRHVYGADHVTYVRNITDVDDKINARAADRGISIRELTDETTALYHADMDALGAMRPTIEPRATEHIEDMLRMIGTLIEKGHAYAAEGHVLFAVDSMDEYGQLSGRSVDDMIAGARVEVAPYKRNPMDFVLWKPSKEGEPSWPSPWGEGRPGWHIECSAMSEKHLGEVFDIHGGGIDLTFPHHENEIAQSRCAHGNEAMAKVWMHNGFVQVEGEKMSKSLGNFTTVHDLIDKYPGEAIRLALLTTHYTKPFNWTADGVKEAKRMLDQWYALTADVEASEPDAAVVAALADDLNTPKAIAELHGLRSKAAQGDKTAAASLKATLQQLIGVLGQDPKAWADWRPAAAGDVDEAAIQAIVDERLEARNSKDFPKSDELRDKLAAMGVVLKDSKNKETGAFETTWSLEG, from the coding sequence ATGACCGAACCTGCTGAACAAACTCAGTTGATGCTTTACAACACGCTCACCAAACAGAAAGAGGCGTTCTCGCCACTCGATCCTGATAATGTTCGCATGTATGTCTGCGGGCCGACCGTTTATGATACGGCGCATATCGGCAACGCGCGCCCGGTTGTGGTGTTCGACATGCTGTTTAGGTTGCTGCGCCATGTCTATGGGGCTGATCATGTGACCTATGTGCGCAACATCACCGATGTGGATGACAAGATCAACGCGCGTGCAGCCGATAGAGGCATCTCCATTCGTGAGCTGACGGATGAGACGACCGCGCTTTATCACGCAGATATGGATGCTCTTGGTGCCATGCGCCCGACCATCGAGCCGCGTGCGACCGAGCATATCGAGGATATGCTGCGCATGATCGGCACCTTGATTGAAAAGGGCCATGCCTATGCAGCGGAAGGGCACGTTCTCTTCGCGGTGGACAGCATGGATGAATATGGCCAACTATCTGGCCGTTCGGTGGACGACATGATCGCCGGGGCGCGCGTCGAGGTGGCTCCCTATAAACGCAATCCGATGGATTTTGTGCTCTGGAAGCCTTCCAAGGAAGGGGAACCAAGCTGGCCGAGTCCATGGGGCGAGGGGCGTCCGGGCTGGCATATCGAATGCTCGGCCATGAGCGAGAAGCATCTGGGCGAGGTGTTTGACATTCATGGTGGTGGGATCGACCTTACCTTCCCGCACCATGAAAACGAGATTGCCCAATCGCGCTGTGCCCATGGCAACGAGGCGATGGCAAAGGTATGGATGCATAACGGGTTTGTGCAGGTTGAGGGCGAGAAGATGTCCAAATCTCTGGGCAACTTCACCACGGTGCATGACCTGATCGACAAATATCCCGGAGAGGCGATTCGTCTTGCTCTGCTAACAACCCATTACACCAAGCCGTTCAACTGGACCGCCGATGGCGTGAAGGAAGCCAAACGCATGCTGGACCAGTGGTATGCCCTGACGGCTGACGTTGAGGCCAGTGAACCTGATGCGGCCGTTGTGGCGGCTCTTGCCGATGATCTCAATACGCCAAAGGCCATTGCCGAGTTGCATGGCTTGCGCTCCAAGGCTGCGCAGGGGGACAAGACCGCGGCTGCGTCGTTGAAGGCAACGTTGCAGCAGTTGATCGGTGTGCTGGGGCAGGACCCGAAAGCATGGGCGGACTGGCGTCCGGCTGCGGCTGGTGATGTTGACGAAGCGGCCATTCAGGCAATCGTTGATGAACGCCTTGAAGCGCGTAACAGCAAGGACTTTCCCAAGTCCGACGAATTGCGTGACAAGCTGGCTGCCATGGGCGTCGTGCTCAAGGATAGCAAAAACAAGGAAACGGGTGCGTTCGAGACCACTTGGAGCCTTGAAGGCTAA
- a CDS encoding metalloregulator ArsR/SmtB family transcription factor, protein MKIQELEQNSEEAASFLKLLASGPRLLILCQLIDGEQNVGTLAEKTGLRMTTVSQHMALMRAQNIVSTRRDGTTIYYSLASPIVEEVLAVLHKNFCGA, encoded by the coding sequence ATGAAAATACAAGAACTAGAACAAAATTCTGAAGAAGCAGCAAGCTTCCTGAAACTTCTGGCATCAGGTCCGCGCTTGCTTATTCTTTGTCAATTGATCGATGGCGAACAGAATGTCGGAACGCTGGCCGAGAAAACCGGGCTGCGCATGACCACTGTTTCCCAGCATATGGCGTTGATGCGCGCGCAGAATATCGTCTCAACCCGCCGCGATGGCACGACGATCTATTATTCGCTCGCCAGCCCGATCGTGGAAGAAGTACTCGCTGTCTTGCACAAGAATTTCTGCGGAGCCTGA
- a CDS encoding aminodeoxychorismate/anthranilate synthase component II, which produces MILILDNYDSFVFNLARYCEELGEAVTVYRNDALDIADIARLDPDAILLSPGPGRPEDAGIMIDLIRHFSGRIPILGICLGHQAIGHAFGAEVIRAKQPMHGRASQISHEETGIFRTISSPLKVARYHSLVVSPQAVPSDLIVTAWSEEGEIMALKHATHPTIGLQFHPESILTDYGHTLLKNFLDDAHA; this is translated from the coding sequence GTGATCCTCATTCTCGACAATTACGATTCCTTTGTCTTCAATCTTGCCCGCTATTGTGAGGAATTGGGAGAAGCCGTCACCGTCTATCGCAATGACGCGCTGGACATCGCAGACATTGCCCGCCTCGACCCGGATGCCATTTTGCTTTCTCCCGGCCCCGGACGGCCAGAAGATGCCGGCATCATGATCGATCTGATACGCCATTTTTCCGGCCGCATTCCAATCCTTGGCATCTGCCTTGGCCATCAGGCAATCGGTCATGCCTTTGGTGCGGAAGTCATACGGGCCAAACAGCCCATGCATGGGCGCGCAAGCCAGATCAGCCACGAAGAAACCGGCATATTCCGCACCATATCGTCTCCGCTCAAGGTTGCCCGCTACCATTCACTGGTCGTCTCGCCGCAGGCTGTCCCCTCCGATCTTATCGTGACGGCATGGTCTGAGGAGGGCGAGATTATGGCCCTTAAACACGCAACCCACCCGACAATCGGATTGCAGTTTCATCCCGAGTCGATCCTGACCGACTATGGGCACACCCTGCTCAAGAATTTTCTGGACGATGCTCATGCTTGA